A genomic segment from Tuwongella immobilis encodes:
- the ybeY gene encoding rRNA maturation RNase YbeY, translated as MIRISIASPQEVVPLDESRGRFREIGRVVLEGEGVKVAKISLAFVDNPTIHDINNRFLKHDEPTDVITFPLSGRGAKTLEGELVIGVEVALEQAKLRGHDVITELSLYLIHGLLHLCDYDDLDDRARKAMRARERHYLKLLDLPDIAEV; from the coding sequence ATGATTCGTATTTCGATTGCCAGTCCGCAAGAAGTGGTGCCGCTGGATGAATCCCGCGGGCGATTCCGAGAGATTGGCCGCGTGGTGCTGGAAGGCGAAGGCGTGAAAGTCGCCAAAATTAGCCTCGCGTTCGTGGATAATCCGACCATTCACGACATCAACAATCGCTTTCTGAAGCACGATGAGCCGACCGACGTGATTACCTTTCCGCTGAGTGGCCGCGGTGCCAAAACATTGGAAGGGGAATTGGTGATTGGCGTGGAAGTGGCCTTGGAGCAGGCGAAGTTGCGTGGTCATGATGTCATCACGGAATTATCGTTGTATCTGATCCACGGATTGCTACACTTGTGTGACTACGATGATCTGGACGATCGCGCCCGCAAAGCCATGCGCGCCCGCGAACGGCACTACCTGAAACTGTTGGATCTGCCGGATATTGCCGAGGTGTGA
- a CDS encoding DUF6288 domain-containing protein, producing the protein MTIDSLAYRIVSVFVVAIFASTATAAPNDETPVPDFTNGAKIPKGARHDWNLGPTGLRGWIYCDKLVTTDARQIRITKVEPGSPAAGVFRIGDVILGVGGQPFRYDPRTESGKAITAAESSAGGGKLTMTRWRAGKSEDVTLTLPVLGSYGATAPFECDKSKLLLEQGCKRLAERMSQSDYAEMDAIPRSLNALALLASGNADYLPLVKREAEWVSQFKAQSMQTWYYGYCMLFLSEYVLATGDASVVPGLERLAREAARGQSAVGSWGHGFAIPDGRLGGYGMMNSPGLVLTTGLVLAREAGVKDAAVATAIERSAKLLRFYIGKGAIPYGDHAPWMEGHEDNGKCGMAAVLFHALGDATGAEFFSRMSVAAHGAERDCGHTGNYFNMLWAMPGVALSGANAAGAWMTEFGSWYFDLARRWDGSYPHQGPPENDADSFEGWDATGTYLLAYAMPLQKLRITGRGKRLIPQLDAAAAESLIADGRGWDNKNRFGAYDRMTIEQLIERLGSWSPIVRERAAMALARRKDVPVAAIVKRFDSPTLEARYGACQAVIALGRRCESAVEPLRKCLLQSDLWLRVKAAEALAAIGPAAKPTIPKLLELLVEVDPVNDPRGMQQRYLAFALFDDNGMLRGSLDGVDREALYKAVRAGLKNEDGRARGSFGSVYRNLSDSEIKPLLPAIHRAILEPAPSGEMFADSIRVEGLHLFAKNRIEEGIQACVKYTREQNPWNSQERTPELMKILLSYGTHAKAVIPELTALANYFEKDEPDFPRELMKQKAKSVRDTIRAIQASTETPELIRIQAKPAAKQSSKAPAKRPLKVFILAGQSNMQGHASVTTFESLASDPKTAPLLKQMQDANGKPRVSEKVWITSVGCQGDAYSDLREQTGKLTVGYGAFGVGGNRIGPEYTFGLTLEDQLNEPILLIKTSWGGRSLHTDFRPPSGGPFVLAKETQELWDKYPKGAHGVPKLEDRPKFYAEKAAATGMFYREMIAHVKHVLKDIKRVVPDYDANQGYELAGFVWFQGFNDYVDGGVYPKQNQAGGYDQYADLLAHFIRDVRKDLSAPKLPFVIGVMGIDGRRGDKTPPMMHFRAAQRKPAMLPEFQGNVFVVETAAFWDDELDSFVERRERVFNQLEQEFRKAKPQPKEQQKQAARKIALEKEFKPDELKRLQTGVSNGGYHYLGAAKIMAPIGKAFAEALIEANPVK; encoded by the coding sequence ATGACCATTGATTCGCTTGCATATCGAATCGTGAGCGTCTTCGTCGTGGCGATATTCGCATCCACGGCGACTGCGGCTCCGAACGATGAGACGCCTGTGCCCGATTTCACGAATGGCGCGAAAATTCCGAAAGGTGCCAGACACGATTGGAATCTCGGGCCGACCGGGCTTCGTGGCTGGATCTACTGCGACAAGTTGGTGACGACTGATGCCCGTCAAATTCGGATTACGAAAGTCGAACCGGGATCGCCGGCAGCGGGCGTGTTCCGGATTGGCGACGTGATCCTCGGCGTGGGCGGCCAGCCATTCCGGTACGACCCACGCACGGAATCGGGCAAAGCCATCACCGCAGCCGAATCGAGCGCTGGCGGCGGCAAACTCACGATGACCCGTTGGCGTGCGGGCAAGTCGGAAGACGTGACGCTAACCCTTCCCGTGTTGGGGAGTTATGGCGCGACGGCTCCGTTCGAATGCGACAAGTCGAAACTCCTGCTCGAACAGGGGTGCAAGCGGCTGGCGGAACGTATGTCCCAATCGGACTATGCGGAGATGGACGCGATTCCCCGGTCGCTCAACGCGCTGGCGTTGTTGGCGAGCGGGAATGCCGATTATCTGCCGCTGGTGAAACGGGAAGCCGAGTGGGTGTCTCAGTTCAAAGCCCAGAGCATGCAGACGTGGTATTACGGCTATTGCATGCTGTTTTTGTCTGAATACGTTCTGGCGACTGGGGATGCGTCGGTGGTTCCGGGCTTGGAGCGGCTCGCCCGAGAAGCCGCTCGGGGGCAAAGCGCGGTCGGCTCGTGGGGCCACGGCTTCGCTATTCCGGACGGCCGATTGGGCGGCTACGGAATGATGAACTCGCCCGGATTGGTGCTGACGACGGGGCTGGTGCTGGCTCGCGAAGCTGGAGTGAAGGACGCCGCGGTTGCCACCGCGATCGAACGAAGTGCCAAGCTGCTGCGCTTTTACATCGGCAAAGGGGCGATTCCGTATGGCGATCATGCGCCATGGATGGAAGGGCACGAAGATAACGGCAAGTGTGGCATGGCGGCGGTTCTGTTCCATGCGCTGGGTGATGCGACGGGTGCCGAATTCTTCTCGCGGATGAGTGTGGCAGCGCACGGGGCGGAGCGGGATTGTGGGCACACGGGCAACTACTTCAACATGCTGTGGGCCATGCCCGGAGTGGCGCTGTCGGGCGCGAATGCCGCCGGGGCGTGGATGACGGAATTTGGCAGTTGGTATTTCGACTTGGCCCGCCGATGGGATGGCAGCTACCCGCACCAAGGCCCGCCGGAAAACGATGCGGACAGTTTCGAGGGGTGGGACGCCACAGGCACCTATCTGCTCGCCTATGCGATGCCGCTCCAAAAGCTTCGCATCACCGGTCGCGGGAAACGACTCATTCCGCAATTGGATGCCGCCGCTGCGGAATCGCTGATCGCCGATGGTCGCGGGTGGGACAACAAAAACCGCTTCGGTGCGTATGACCGAATGACCATCGAACAACTCATCGAACGCCTGGGCAGTTGGTCGCCGATTGTGCGGGAGCGGGCGGCCATGGCGTTGGCCCGTCGCAAGGATGTCCCGGTTGCGGCGATTGTGAAGCGGTTCGATTCGCCCACCCTGGAGGCGCGGTACGGCGCTTGTCAGGCCGTGATCGCACTCGGGAGGCGTTGTGAGTCGGCGGTAGAGCCGCTGCGGAAATGCCTGCTGCAATCCGATCTTTGGCTCCGCGTCAAAGCGGCGGAAGCACTCGCCGCGATCGGACCGGCCGCCAAACCGACGATTCCCAAACTGCTCGAATTGCTGGTCGAAGTGGATCCAGTCAACGACCCGCGCGGCATGCAACAGCGGTATCTCGCCTTCGCTCTGTTCGACGATAACGGCATGCTCCGCGGATCGCTCGATGGTGTGGACCGCGAGGCGTTGTACAAGGCCGTGCGGGCTGGCCTGAAGAATGAAGACGGGCGGGCGCGTGGGAGTTTCGGTTCCGTGTATCGGAACTTGTCCGACAGCGAAATCAAGCCGCTGTTGCCCGCGATTCACCGGGCGATTCTGGAGCCGGCCCCGAGTGGGGAGATGTTCGCGGATTCGATCCGTGTCGAAGGGCTTCACCTCTTCGCCAAGAACCGAATCGAAGAGGGGATTCAGGCGTGTGTGAAATACACGCGGGAACAGAATCCGTGGAATAGCCAAGAACGCACGCCGGAGCTGATGAAGATTCTGCTCAGCTACGGGACGCACGCCAAGGCCGTCATCCCGGAATTGACCGCACTGGCCAACTATTTCGAGAAGGACGAGCCGGACTTTCCTCGGGAGTTGATGAAACAAAAGGCCAAGTCGGTGCGGGATACCATCCGCGCCATCCAGGCATCGACGGAGACCCCGGAACTGATCCGGATTCAGGCCAAGCCGGCGGCGAAGCAGTCGAGCAAGGCACCGGCGAAACGTCCGCTCAAGGTGTTCATTCTCGCCGGGCAGTCGAATATGCAGGGGCACGCGAGTGTGACCACCTTCGAGAGTCTCGCCAGCGATCCGAAGACCGCCCCGCTTCTGAAGCAGATGCAGGATGCGAACGGCAAGCCGCGAGTCAGCGAGAAGGTGTGGATTACCTCCGTTGGCTGTCAGGGCGATGCCTATTCCGATCTCCGCGAGCAAACCGGCAAGCTGACCGTGGGTTACGGTGCATTCGGCGTGGGCGGCAACCGCATCGGGCCGGAATATACCTTCGGTCTGACGCTGGAAGACCAGTTGAACGAGCCGATTCTGCTCATCAAAACCTCCTGGGGCGGTCGGAGCCTGCACACCGATTTTCGTCCGCCAAGTGGTGGACCGTTCGTCTTGGCTAAGGAAACTCAGGAACTTTGGGACAAGTATCCCAAGGGGGCCCATGGCGTTCCGAAATTGGAGGATCGGCCCAAGTTTTATGCCGAGAAGGCCGCCGCCACGGGCATGTTCTACCGCGAGATGATCGCCCATGTGAAGCACGTCCTGAAGGACATCAAGCGGGTCGTGCCCGATTATGATGCGAATCAGGGGTACGAATTGGCCGGGTTCGTCTGGTTCCAGGGGTTCAACGACTATGTGGATGGCGGAGTGTATCCGAAACAGAACCAAGCCGGTGGGTATGACCAATACGCCGACCTGCTCGCGCATTTCATTCGGGATGTGCGGAAGGATCTGTCGGCCCCGAAACTTCCGTTCGTCATCGGTGTCATGGGGATCGATGGCCGCCGTGGGGACAAGACGCCGCCGATGATGCACTTCCGCGCCGCTCAACGGAAACCCGCGATGCTCCCCGAATTCCAAGGGAACGTGTTCGTCGTGGAGACGGCCGCATTCTGGGACGATGAGTTAGATTCGTTCGTCGAGCGGCGGGAGCGCGTCTTCAACCAGTTGGAGCAGGAATTCCGCAAGGCGAAACCGCAGCCCAAGGAGCAGCAGAAGCAGGCCGCCCGGAAGATCGCACTGGAAAAGGAATTCAAGCCGGACGAGCTCAAGCGGCTGCAAACGGGCGTTTCCAATGGTGGGTACCACTATCTCGGCGCGGCCAAAATCATGGCCCCCATCGGAAAAGCATTCGCGGAGGCACTCATCGAAGCGAATCCGGTGAAATAA
- a CDS encoding Ppx/GppA phosphatase family protein: MIPMILWMSLTSISQATPAPAVTPGIYAGIECGSKGIKAIAVQLDADPAVPVKVLGQKVINTTLMEIDANGIRPQALTETVQAIDQLQQWLRKEHQVPTERVRIIASSAVAQLPGFDRLQAAVQSQLNRPLSGLSERAEVQSLLDGLALRSGDAPEASIDIGSGNTKGGFLDSTGTLKFFALPMGSVSTTMALRAIEPLTPQTVADFQKAEIAPKLNEALLPIRNQKNLTEITMTGGAVWAMTTILFPEQIQQERVRFTVADLNRYAAAMTAKPGELPQVALESISDPKIREAARKELTTVLRVFTPENLLAGSVLLQSLGNSLQDRNPQFTFRRSGLNAWILAQAIQSSGKAIPQGSSKPQPQPGISSRSQKPNDAPAPAPTPAPAPTPAPAPTPVPMDPIPHTAPHAMPCPCPTPMLGGMPYSPPMLWYAPVPTSGRIPFHCPPTLVWVTSPAVPCAPPVMWTVRPVRPWHCR; encoded by the coding sequence ATGATTCCGATGATTTTGTGGATGTCCCTGACCTCGATCAGCCAAGCAACCCCCGCGCCGGCAGTCACGCCGGGCATCTATGCGGGGATTGAGTGTGGATCGAAGGGCATCAAGGCGATTGCCGTCCAACTCGATGCCGACCCGGCGGTGCCGGTGAAGGTGCTGGGCCAAAAGGTCATCAACACCACGCTGATGGAAATTGACGCCAACGGCATCCGCCCGCAGGCACTGACGGAAACCGTGCAAGCAATCGATCAATTGCAACAATGGCTGCGGAAGGAACATCAAGTGCCCACCGAGCGGGTGCGCATCATCGCCAGCTCGGCAGTCGCCCAACTGCCCGGATTCGATCGCTTGCAGGCCGCCGTTCAATCCCAATTGAATCGCCCGCTGAGCGGACTCTCCGAACGGGCCGAAGTGCAATCGCTGCTCGATGGCTTGGCACTGCGAAGCGGCGATGCCCCCGAAGCTAGCATCGACATTGGCAGCGGCAATACCAAAGGTGGATTCTTGGATTCGACCGGCACGCTGAAGTTCTTCGCCCTGCCCATGGGAAGCGTCTCCACCACCATGGCGTTGCGAGCGATCGAACCGCTGACCCCGCAGACCGTTGCGGATTTCCAGAAGGCGGAAATCGCCCCGAAACTCAACGAGGCACTACTCCCGATTCGGAATCAGAAAAATCTGACGGAAATCACGATGACCGGTGGAGCCGTCTGGGCTATGACCACGATTCTGTTCCCCGAGCAGATTCAACAAGAACGGGTGCGATTCACCGTGGCCGACCTCAACCGCTACGCCGCGGCGATGACCGCCAAGCCCGGCGAATTGCCCCAGGTGGCGCTGGAATCGATCTCCGACCCCAAAATTCGAGAAGCCGCCCGGAAAGAATTGACGACCGTGCTGCGTGTGTTCACGCCAGAAAACCTGCTCGCAGGCTCGGTTCTGCTGCAATCGCTGGGCAACTCGCTGCAAGATCGCAACCCGCAGTTCACCTTCCGTCGCAGTGGCTTGAACGCCTGGATCTTGGCACAAGCGATTCAATCCAGCGGAAAAGCGATTCCGCAAGGATCGTCGAAGCCGCAACCGCAACCGGGGATCTCGTCCCGCTCGCAAAAACCGAACGATGCCCCCGCTCCCGCACCGACTCCAGCGCCCGCACCGACTCCAGCGCCCGCACCGACTCCAGTGCCAATGGATCCGATTCCGCACACGGCTCCTCACGCGATGCCGTGCCCATGTCCCACGCCGATGCTCGGTGGGATGCCGTACTCTCCGCCGATGTTGTGGTATGCCCCGGTTCCGACGAGTGGCCGCATCCCCTTCCACTGCCCGCCGACGTTGGTGTGGGTTACTTCGCCTGCGGTCCCGTGCGCTCCGCCGGTGATGTGGACGGTTCGCCCAGTCCGCCCCTGGCATTGTCGATAA
- a CDS encoding DUF1559 domain-containing protein — translation MMQRWMAVMGLAGLLLARPVQAAEMPPIPGDAMMVTHVKLAKLWNTPGMEPYRKNMAAAGEQVLKMLDQRFHPAPSSVQTVTVFLPKPAPMAERFEPNPVVIITTSKPMNAAKVARSYMHPEDVVEKTPGKMYTNDDGKFVLAFPDDRTVIAGETQQVLPLLAGTYPRKGPIADLLSTVGDADLIVGVNRMAIPELPPDLPPAMQTLMAMRTASLTMSVSKTSQIRLAMNYANGDAAEEAKQVGEQFLALGGQYLATLKGPLLKELLVPEPTEGSTISGLPMATGALVGLGAINTVLEWLESPLLKVNGSSLVFELDITDGDLSSVVAASGVAAGLMVPAVSKIREAAARTQSQNNLKQIGLALHNYHDANNSFPPAIVYDKNGKALYSWRVLILPYMEQEAIYRQFKLDEPWDSPNNKPLSDVAIKIFRTPTSKTSTPNTTGYRLIIGNVGEKKTDLWRPLFGDGKSRTRFANITDGTSNTIMVVETADEVPWAKPDEIVMKPGQPLPKFGGYYAGGFNALFGDGSVRFISEKVDARVLRLLIAADDGIPIPNID, via the coding sequence ATGATGCAACGATGGATGGCTGTGATGGGTCTGGCGGGGCTGCTGCTGGCGCGCCCGGTGCAAGCTGCCGAGATGCCGCCGATTCCCGGCGATGCCATGATGGTGACCCATGTCAAACTCGCCAAGCTGTGGAACACTCCCGGCATGGAGCCATATCGCAAAAACATGGCCGCCGCTGGTGAGCAAGTGCTGAAAATGCTGGATCAGCGATTTCATCCCGCACCGTCGAGCGTGCAAACGGTGACGGTATTTCTGCCCAAACCAGCGCCCATGGCGGAGCGATTTGAGCCGAATCCGGTGGTTATCATCACCACCTCGAAGCCGATGAACGCGGCGAAAGTCGCGCGAAGCTACATGCATCCGGAAGATGTCGTCGAAAAGACGCCCGGCAAAATGTACACCAACGACGATGGCAAATTCGTGCTCGCCTTCCCCGATGATCGCACGGTGATCGCAGGTGAGACGCAACAAGTGCTGCCGCTGCTGGCCGGGACGTACCCGCGCAAGGGGCCAATCGCGGATCTGCTCAGCACGGTCGGCGATGCCGATCTGATCGTGGGCGTGAATCGTATGGCGATTCCAGAATTGCCGCCGGATCTCCCCCCCGCGATGCAAACGCTGATGGCGATGCGCACCGCGTCGCTGACGATGAGCGTTTCCAAGACCTCACAAATTCGCCTGGCGATGAACTACGCCAACGGCGATGCCGCCGAAGAAGCCAAGCAAGTGGGCGAGCAATTCCTGGCACTGGGCGGACAATATCTCGCCACGCTGAAAGGGCCGTTGCTCAAGGAACTGCTCGTTCCCGAACCGACCGAAGGGAGCACCATTTCCGGCCTGCCAATGGCCACCGGCGCACTTGTGGGATTGGGCGCAATCAACACGGTGCTGGAATGGTTGGAATCGCCACTGCTGAAAGTCAATGGTTCCTCGTTGGTATTTGAACTGGATATCACCGATGGCGATTTGTCGAGCGTTGTCGCCGCCAGCGGTGTGGCGGCCGGGCTGATGGTGCCAGCCGTCTCGAAAATCCGCGAAGCCGCCGCTCGCACGCAATCGCAAAACAACCTGAAACAAATCGGACTGGCACTGCACAACTACCACGACGCCAACAACAGCTTCCCGCCGGCGATTGTCTATGACAAGAATGGCAAAGCCCTGTATAGCTGGCGGGTCTTGATTCTGCCGTACATGGAACAAGAGGCGATCTATCGCCAATTCAAGCTGGACGAACCATGGGATAGCCCCAACAACAAACCGTTGAGCGATGTGGCGATAAAGATCTTTCGCACGCCGACATCCAAGACATCGACGCCGAACACCACGGGGTATCGCCTCATCATCGGCAATGTGGGCGAGAAAAAGACCGACCTGTGGCGGCCGCTCTTCGGCGATGGAAAATCACGCACACGATTCGCCAACATCACCGATGGCACCTCGAACACGATCATGGTCGTGGAAACCGCCGATGAAGTGCCCTGGGCGAAACCCGATGAAATCGTGATGAAGCCCGGCCAACCGCTGCCGAAATTCGGCGGCTATTATGCGGGCGGATTCAACGCGTTATTCGGCGATGGCAGCGTCCGCTTCATCAGCGAAAAAGTCGATGCCCGCGTTCTGCGGCTGCTGATCGCTGCCGACGATGGCATTCCGATTCCGAATATCGATTGA
- a CDS encoding DUF1559 family PulG-like putative transporter, producing the protein MESRSCRIVGIALAIGMLLQSGARAGGLEYISGQSLGFMHMRATDMWNSPSMELVRNVVLKAGREAISAYDNRFAPKPSSIREVTMVVLPSDDPKNREGFDLVVIVTTATPINPMAAMRTLAADAKPIRGDMPLFSSQEWESLFAFPNRTTMLVGPGRAVRLALAKQAPMGELADAVKAAESQMMTMSIRGSLIETVAAAMMPPVGMPARQIPGDAPPKAPEPMALPEWVKSLRQITLTLNETKQIDVKLTTRFADAESAQTAETAIRMAQKMAAAQMGEAKREFVEMLSNLPVKDGITPLSELPKALASAMALGSINELSQKVAEFPIDVTGSEIRAAITLPGGKSGTVVMTTALAAGFLLPAVQKTRAAAQSMAMSNNFKQVGLAMHNYESAYGYFPAAAIRDAKGKPLLSWRVAILPFIEQDNLYRQFKLDEPWDSEHNKKLIPLMPSIYLHPMRPETENGKTHVCVFVGDASTMKGIKVATLFSDPRGNRITNVTDGTSNSFMVAEARDPVIWTRPDMELEVQPGKPLPKLGGGMPGKILVGFADGSVRWILDNVSDDVLRQYIGINDGIPAPELK; encoded by the coding sequence ATGGAATCTCGGTCTTGTCGAATCGTAGGGATCGCCTTGGCGATCGGCATGCTCCTGCAATCGGGGGCCAGGGCCGGCGGGTTGGAGTACATCTCCGGCCAATCGCTTGGATTTATGCACATGCGAGCGACGGATATGTGGAACAGTCCCAGCATGGAACTGGTCCGTAATGTCGTTCTGAAGGCGGGGCGTGAGGCGATTTCCGCCTACGATAACCGCTTTGCTCCCAAGCCGTCGAGCATTCGGGAAGTCACCATGGTGGTGCTGCCCAGTGACGACCCGAAGAATCGAGAAGGATTCGATTTGGTGGTGATCGTCACCACCGCCACCCCGATCAATCCGATGGCGGCGATGCGGACCTTAGCCGCGGACGCCAAGCCAATTCGCGGGGATATGCCGCTGTTTTCCAGCCAGGAATGGGAATCGCTGTTTGCCTTTCCGAATCGGACCACGATGCTGGTCGGTCCCGGTCGCGCGGTTCGACTGGCGCTGGCCAAACAAGCCCCGATGGGTGAGCTGGCAGACGCGGTGAAGGCCGCCGAATCGCAGATGATGACCATGTCGATTCGTGGATCGCTGATCGAAACCGTGGCCGCCGCGATGATGCCGCCGGTGGGAATGCCCGCTCGACAGATTCCTGGCGATGCCCCGCCGAAGGCTCCCGAACCAATGGCATTGCCGGAGTGGGTGAAATCGCTGCGACAAATCACACTCACACTGAACGAAACCAAGCAAATCGATGTCAAACTGACGACGCGCTTCGCCGACGCGGAATCCGCCCAAACCGCCGAAACCGCCATTCGCATGGCTCAAAAAATGGCAGCGGCTCAAATGGGGGAAGCCAAGCGGGAATTTGTCGAAATGCTGTCGAACCTCCCCGTGAAAGACGGAATCACACCGCTGAGCGAACTGCCCAAGGCGCTCGCATCGGCCATGGCGTTGGGGAGCATCAACGAACTGAGCCAAAAAGTTGCGGAATTTCCGATCGATGTGACCGGCAGCGAAATTCGCGCGGCCATCACGTTGCCGGGCGGGAAATCCGGCACCGTCGTGATGACTACCGCACTCGCCGCCGGTTTCTTGCTCCCCGCCGTGCAGAAAACCCGCGCTGCGGCCCAATCGATGGCGATGTCAAACAATTTCAAGCAAGTTGGCCTGGCAATGCACAACTACGAATCCGCGTATGGGTATTTCCCCGCCGCTGCGATTCGAGACGCGAAAGGCAAACCGCTGCTGAGTTGGCGCGTGGCGATTCTGCCGTTCATCGAACAAGACAATCTGTATCGCCAATTCAAACTCGATGAACCCTGGGACAGCGAACACAACAAGAAACTCATTCCGCTGATGCCGTCAATCTACCTGCACCCGATGCGACCGGAAACGGAAAACGGCAAAACGCACGTCTGTGTGTTTGTAGGCGATGCCTCGACGATGAAGGGCATCAAGGTGGCGACGTTGTTTAGCGATCCGCGCGGCAATCGCATCACCAACGTCACGGATGGCACGTCGAATTCGTTTATGGTCGCCGAAGCACGCGATCCGGTCATCTGGACGCGGCCCGACATGGAATTGGAAGTGCAGCCCGGCAAACCACTTCCGAAACTGGGCGGCGGCATGCCCGGCAAAATTCTCGTCGGTTTCGCCGATGGCAGCGTCCGCTGGATCTTGGACAATGTCAGCGACGACGTCCTGCGGCAGTACATCGGAATCAACGACGGAATTCCCGCTCCCGAATTGAAATAA